Proteins encoded in a region of the Pseudomonas putida genome:
- the cysT gene encoding sulfate ABC transporter permease subunit CysT produces MSRRISPVIPGFGLTLGYTLVYLSLIVLIPLAAMFIHASQLTWEQFWNIISAPRVIAALKLSFGTALFAAIINGVIGTLLAWVLVRYTFPGRKIIDAMIDLPFALPTAVAGIALTALYAPAGWVGQFATDLGFKIAYTPLGITLALTFVTLPFVVRTVQPVLADIPREVEEAAACLGAKPLQVFRHILAPALLPAWLTGFALAFARGVGEYGSVIFIAGNMPMKTEILPLLIMVKLDQYDYTGATAIGVLMLVVSFILLLLINLLQRRIETP; encoded by the coding sequence ATGTCACGTCGTATTTCCCCCGTCATACCCGGCTTCGGGCTGACGCTGGGCTACACCTTGGTGTACCTCAGCCTGATCGTGCTGATACCGCTGGCGGCCATGTTCATTCATGCCTCGCAGCTGACCTGGGAGCAGTTCTGGAACATCATCAGCGCACCGCGGGTAATCGCCGCGCTCAAGCTGAGTTTCGGCACCGCCCTGTTCGCCGCCATCATCAATGGTGTGATCGGTACCCTGCTGGCCTGGGTACTGGTGCGCTACACCTTCCCCGGGCGCAAGATCATCGACGCGATGATCGACCTGCCGTTCGCCCTGCCTACCGCCGTTGCCGGTATTGCCCTGACCGCCCTGTACGCGCCTGCGGGCTGGGTCGGCCAGTTCGCCACCGACCTGGGCTTCAAGATCGCCTACACCCCGCTGGGCATCACCCTGGCGCTGACCTTCGTCACCCTGCCGTTCGTGGTGCGCACGGTGCAGCCGGTACTGGCCGACATCCCGCGTGAAGTGGAAGAGGCCGCTGCCTGCCTGGGGGCCAAGCCGCTGCAGGTGTTCCGTCATATTCTGGCGCCGGCCCTGCTACCGGCCTGGCTCACCGGCTTTGCCCTGGCCTTCGCCCGTGGCGTGGGCGAATATGGCTCGGTGATCTTCATTGCCGGCAACATGCCGATGAAGACCGAAATACTGCCGCTGCTGATCATGGTCAAGCTCGACCAGTACGACTACACCGGCGCGACCGCCATCGGCGTGCTGATGCTGGTGGTTTCCTTCATCCTGCTGCTGCTGATCAACTTGCTGCAGCGCCGCATCGAAACCCCTTGA
- a CDS encoding MetQ/NlpA family ABC transporter substrate-binding protein, which translates to MKKTLLTTALAAALSFSGLAAAAEKLVVAATPVPHAEILELIKPTLAKEGVDLQIKVFTDYVQPNVQVDQKRLDANYFQTLPYLKSFNEGKGTHLETVVGVHVEPFGGYSKKIKNLSELKEGATVAIPNEGSNSGRALILLQKAGLITLKDPKNALATPKDIAENPKKLKFRELESAMLPRVLDQVDLDMINTNYALEAGLNPAKDALVIEGADSPYVNFLVARPDNKDSEAIQKLAKALTSPEVKAFIAKKYQGAVLPAF; encoded by the coding sequence ATGAAGAAGACCCTGCTGACCACTGCCCTGGCTGCTGCCCTGTCGTTCTCCGGCCTGGCCGCCGCTGCCGAGAAACTGGTGGTTGCCGCTACCCCGGTTCCGCACGCCGAAATCCTTGAGCTGATCAAGCCGACCCTGGCAAAAGAAGGTGTGGACCTGCAGATCAAGGTCTTCACCGATTACGTGCAGCCAAACGTACAAGTGGACCAGAAGCGCCTGGACGCCAACTACTTCCAGACCCTGCCGTACCTGAAAAGCTTCAACGAAGGTAAAGGCACCCACCTGGAAACCGTGGTCGGCGTGCACGTCGAACCCTTCGGTGGCTACTCCAAGAAGATCAAGAACCTGTCCGAGCTGAAGGAAGGCGCCACTGTTGCCATCCCTAACGAAGGCAGCAACAGCGGCCGCGCCCTGATCCTGCTGCAGAAGGCTGGCCTGATCACCCTGAAAGACCCGAAAAATGCCCTGGCCACCCCCAAGGACATTGCCGAGAACCCGAAGAAGCTGAAGTTCCGCGAGCTTGAGTCGGCCATGCTGCCGCGCGTGCTGGACCAGGTTGACCTGGACATGATCAACACCAACTACGCCCTGGAAGCCGGCCTGAACCCGGCCAAGGATGCGCTGGTGATCGAAGGTGCCGATTCGCCATACGTGAACTTCCTGGTTGCCCGCCCGGACAACAAGGACAGCGAAGCCATCCAGAAACTGGCCAAGGCCCTGACCAGCCCGGAAGTGAAGGCATTCATCGCCAAGAAGTACCAGGGTGCGGTGCTGCCAGCGTTCTGA
- a CDS encoding sigma 54-interacting transcriptional regulator has translation MTFQNPFGQPLLTFPELDKSPLSIRAKALVFIDPRSQQLREDLERLAPQPVPVLIRGETGTGKELLARQIHRASDRGGLFVSVNCAAISPTYADAELFGYSAGSHGGTASSRAGWFGSANGGTLYLDEIADLPLAIQGKLLAALENREVTRVGAQQPQPVDVRLVAATSIDLARVVRAGRFNERLYQYLREGALELPPLRERPGDILPLAEYFVGIYSVRLQRPVPLVSEAAQQVLEAHFWPGNTRELENVIHFALLVNDGAEILPEDLDLANPAR, from the coding sequence ATGACTTTTCAAAACCCGTTTGGCCAGCCGCTGCTGACCTTCCCCGAGCTGGACAAGAGCCCGCTGAGCATTCGTGCCAAGGCGCTGGTGTTCATCGACCCGCGCTCGCAGCAGCTGCGCGAGGACCTTGAGCGCCTGGCGCCACAACCTGTGCCGGTGCTGATCCGTGGCGAAACCGGCACCGGCAAGGAGCTGCTGGCCCGGCAGATCCACCGTGCCAGCGACCGTGGCGGGCTGTTCGTGTCGGTCAACTGCGCGGCCATCAGCCCCACCTACGCCGATGCCGAATTGTTCGGCTATAGCGCCGGCAGTCATGGCGGCACGGCCAGCAGCCGCGCCGGCTGGTTTGGCTCGGCCAATGGCGGCACGCTGTACCTGGACGAGATTGCCGACTTGCCGCTGGCCATCCAGGGCAAGTTGCTGGCGGCCCTGGAAAACCGTGAGGTCACCCGGGTTGGCGCGCAGCAGCCACAGCCAGTGGATGTACGCCTGGTCGCCGCTACCAGCATCGACCTGGCGCGCGTGGTGCGTGCGGGGCGCTTCAACGAGCGCCTGTACCAGTACCTGCGCGAGGGGGCGCTGGAACTGCCGCCGCTGCGTGAACGGCCGGGCGACATCCTGCCGCTGGCCGAGTACTTCGTGGGCATTTACAGCGTGCGCCTGCAGCGGCCCGTGCCGTTGGTGAGCGAGGCGGCGCAGCAGGTGCTGGAAGCGCATTTCTGGCCCGGCAACACCCGCGAGCTGGAGAACGTGATCCACTTTGCCTTGCTGGTGAATGACGGCGCAGAGATCCTGCCGGAGGACCTCGACCTGGCCAATCCCGCGCGCTAG
- the cysW gene encoding sulfate ABC transporter permease subunit CysW, protein MSSSSLSTSAAANAARRGSATSRRILIGLGWLVFALFLLLPLVIVVSQALKNGFGTFFEAIFEPDALSALKLTLLAVVISVPLNLVFGVSAAWCVSKYTFRGKSILVTLIDLPFSVSPVIAGLVYVLMFGAQGLFGPWLQDHDIQIVFALPGIVLATIFVTVPFVARELIPLMQEQGTQEEEAARLLGANGWQMFWHVTLPNIKWGLIYGVVLCTARAMGEFGAVSVVSGHIRGVTNTLPLHVEILYNEYNHVAAFSVASLLLILALFILLLKQWSENRINRLRHSAAEE, encoded by the coding sequence ATGTCCAGTTCATCCCTGAGTACAAGCGCCGCCGCCAACGCCGCCCGCCGAGGCAGCGCTACTTCGCGACGCATTCTGATCGGCCTTGGCTGGTTGGTGTTCGCGCTGTTCCTGTTGCTGCCGCTGGTGATCGTGGTGTCGCAGGCGCTGAAGAACGGTTTTGGCACCTTCTTCGAGGCGATCTTCGAGCCTGATGCCTTGTCGGCGCTGAAGCTGACCCTGCTCGCCGTGGTGATTTCGGTGCCGCTGAACCTGGTGTTCGGTGTCAGCGCCGCGTGGTGCGTGAGCAAGTACACCTTCCGTGGCAAGAGTATCCTGGTCACCCTGATCGACCTGCCGTTCTCGGTGTCGCCGGTAATCGCCGGCCTGGTCTACGTGCTGATGTTCGGCGCGCAAGGCCTGTTCGGGCCGTGGCTGCAGGACCACGACATCCAGATCGTGTTCGCCCTGCCGGGCATCGTCCTGGCGACCATTTTCGTCACCGTGCCGTTCGTGGCCCGTGAGCTGATCCCGCTGATGCAGGAGCAGGGCACGCAAGAAGAGGAGGCCGCGCGCCTGCTCGGCGCCAATGGCTGGCAGATGTTCTGGCACGTGACTTTGCCGAATATCAAATGGGGCTTGATCTACGGCGTGGTGCTTTGTACTGCACGGGCCATGGGCGAGTTCGGCGCGGTGTCGGTGGTGTCCGGCCACATTCGCGGCGTGACCAATACCTTGCCGCTGCACGTAGAGATCCTCTACAACGAGTACAACCACGTGGCGGCCTTCAGCGTGGCCAGCCTGTTGCTGATCCTGGCGCTCTTCATCCTGCTGCTCAAGCAGTGGAGCGAGAACCGTATTAACCGCCTGCGCCACAGCGCCGCGGAGGAATGA
- a CDS encoding energy transducer TonB: MGNVQSAVRAYDQPWRPAPGDLVELGRTLRLPLGQLRLQRTPVSGLKRRDKLVLGLLVLALHGAAAYWVSQAPTPELPVVPPQVPPMTIEFAAPAPPVVEPPPPAPAPPVVEPPPPPPVVDELAAKPKPKPKPVPKPVVKQAPKPQPKPVEAPPPAPVAAPAPPAPAPPAPAPITPASANAAYLKNPAPEYPQMAQRRGWEGTVLLRVEVLPSGKPGQIQVQKSSGRDALDAAALAAVKRWSFVPAKQGDVAQTGWVSVPIDFKLR; encoded by the coding sequence ATGGGTAATGTCCAATCGGCCGTCAGGGCCTACGACCAGCCATGGCGCCCGGCCCCAGGCGACCTGGTCGAGCTTGGACGCACGCTTCGCCTGCCGCTTGGCCAGCTGCGCCTGCAACGCACGCCTGTGAGCGGGCTCAAGCGCCGCGACAAGCTGGTGTTGGGCCTGCTGGTGCTGGCCCTGCATGGCGCCGCCGCGTACTGGGTCAGCCAGGCGCCCACGCCCGAACTGCCGGTTGTGCCGCCACAGGTGCCGCCCATGACCATCGAGTTCGCGGCACCCGCACCGCCTGTGGTCGAGCCTCCGCCGCCTGCGCCCGCGCCTCCCGTGGTCGAGCCACCGCCGCCGCCACCGGTCGTCGACGAACTGGCCGCCAAGCCCAAACCCAAACCGAAGCCCGTGCCAAAGCCTGTGGTCAAGCAAGCGCCCAAGCCACAGCCCAAGCCGGTTGAAGCACCACCACCCGCGCCAGTGGCGGCCCCGGCACCGCCTGCGCCCGCACCACCCGCGCCGGCCCCGATAACCCCGGCATCGGCCAACGCCGCGTACCTGAAGAACCCGGCGCCGGAGTACCCGCAGATGGCTCAGCGCCGTGGCTGGGAGGGCACCGTGCTGTTGCGTGTCGAAGTGCTGCCCAGCGGCAAGCCTGGGCAGATCCAGGTTCAGAAGAGCAGCGGCCGTGACGCCCTCGACGCCGCCGCGCTGGCCGCGGTGAAGCGCTGGAGCTTCGTGCCCGCCAAGCAGGGTGATGTGGCCCAGACCGGCTGGGTCAGCGTGCCGATCGATTTCAAGCTTCGCTAA
- a CDS encoding transporter substrate-binding domain-containing protein — protein sequence MKTANLTKLLAPLFGLALLAGCNKADEPPKPAAASPATSYLETIKARDKLIVGVFTDKPPFGFVDEKGRYVGFDTDIGRRLAKDLLGDENKVEFVAVEPASRIPFLQSDKVDLILANMTVTPERKEAVDFTNPNLRVAVQAIVADGSPVQKLDDLADKTIIVTTGTTADIWLTKNHPDWKLLKFEKNSESLQALATGRGDAYAQDNLILFSWAKQNPGYRVLPELLGDEAPIAPAVKKGNTELRDWVNAELAKLGEEKFLLKLYDQYVRKELSDDTKPESVIVEGGKWQG from the coding sequence ATGAAAACTGCCAACCTCACCAAACTGCTGGCACCGTTGTTCGGCCTGGCCTTGCTGGCCGGCTGCAACAAGGCCGACGAACCGCCCAAGCCGGCGGCGGCATCGCCAGCCACCAGCTACCTGGAAACCATCAAGGCCCGCGACAAGCTGATTGTCGGCGTGTTCACCGACAAGCCGCCGTTCGGCTTCGTCGATGAGAAAGGCCGCTATGTGGGCTTTGACACCGACATTGGCCGGCGCCTGGCCAAGGACCTGCTGGGCGATGAAAACAAGGTCGAGTTCGTTGCCGTGGAACCGGCCAGCCGTATTCCGTTCCTGCAGAGCGACAAGGTCGACCTGATCCTCGCCAACATGACCGTGACCCCGGAGCGCAAGGAAGCGGTGGACTTCACCAACCCCAACCTGCGCGTTGCCGTGCAGGCCATCGTGGCGGATGGCAGCCCGGTGCAGAAGCTCGACGACCTGGCCGACAAGACCATCATCGTGACCACCGGCACCACGGCCGATATCTGGCTGACCAAAAATCATCCCGACTGGAAGCTGCTCAAGTTCGAGAAGAACAGCGAATCGCTGCAAGCCCTGGCCACCGGCCGTGGCGATGCCTATGCCCAGGACAACCTGATCCTGTTCAGCTGGGCCAAGCAGAACCCGGGTTACCGCGTGCTGCCTGAGCTGCTGGGTGACGAAGCGCCGATTGCGCCGGCGGTGAAGAAGGGCAACACCGAGCTGCGAGACTGGGTGAATGCCGAGTTGGCCAAACTGGGGGAAGAGAAGTTCTTGCTGAAGCTGTATGACCAGTATGTGCGCAAGGAACTGAGCGATGACACCAAGCCGGAAAGCGTGATCGTCGAAGGGGGCAAGTGGCAGGGTTGA
- a CDS encoding amino acid ABC transporter permease, which translates to MTLDIAFILSTLPAFLKAVGVTLQVGMIAIATSLLVALVNATLLVLRTPYLWRLVKAYVELARNTPLLIQLFFVYFALPSLGLKISGFSAAIITMTFMGGAYLTEVLRAGIEAVPRAQLESGRSIGLSEGQLLRHVVLPQAGILSLPALFANFIFLLKETTVVSAVAVPEILYTTKNYIALYYKTYEMLTVLTLLCVLLFLPLSLLLRYVERRLQHGQFGV; encoded by the coding sequence ATGACCCTCGACATCGCATTCATCCTCAGCACGCTACCCGCTTTTCTCAAGGCCGTGGGCGTGACTTTGCAGGTCGGCATGATCGCCATCGCCACCTCGCTCTTGGTCGCCCTGGTCAACGCCACGCTCCTTGTCCTGCGCACGCCCTACCTGTGGCGCCTGGTCAAAGCCTACGTGGAGCTGGCGCGCAACACGCCGCTGCTGATCCAACTGTTCTTCGTCTACTTCGCCTTGCCAAGCCTGGGCCTGAAGATTTCCGGTTTTTCCGCGGCGATCATCACCATGACCTTCATGGGCGGTGCCTACCTCACCGAGGTGTTACGGGCCGGCATCGAAGCGGTGCCGCGTGCGCAGCTGGAGTCTGGGCGCTCCATCGGCTTGTCCGAGGGCCAACTGCTGCGCCATGTGGTGCTGCCCCAGGCCGGTATCCTCAGCCTGCCGGCACTGTTCGCCAACTTCATCTTCCTGCTCAAGGAAACCACCGTGGTGTCGGCGGTGGCCGTGCCGGAAATCCTCTACACCACCAAAAACTACATCGCGCTGTACTACAAGACCTACGAAATGCTCACCGTGCTGACCCTGCTCTGTGTATTGCTGTTCCTGCCGCTGTCGTTGCTGCTGCGCTACGTGGAAAGGAGGCTGCAACATGGCCAGTTCGGCGTTTGA
- a CDS encoding ExbD/TolR family protein — protein sequence MAFSTQDSDEVLSEINVTPLVDVMLVLLVVFIVTAPLLTNAIPINLPKTEAVAPVEQKDPLVVSIDGEGKLFINKDQIQPDLLETNLKAAKDKDADVRVQLQADDGVNYGEVARAMAAIERAGISKLAVITAR from the coding sequence ATGGCCTTTTCGACCCAGGACAGCGACGAAGTCCTCAGTGAAATCAACGTCACGCCCCTGGTGGACGTCATGCTGGTGCTGCTGGTGGTGTTCATCGTCACCGCGCCGCTGCTGACCAACGCCATTCCCATCAACCTGCCCAAGACCGAGGCCGTGGCCCCGGTGGAGCAGAAGGACCCGCTGGTGGTCAGCATCGATGGCGAGGGCAAGCTGTTCATCAACAAGGACCAGATCCAGCCCGATCTGCTGGAAACCAATCTCAAGGCCGCCAAGGACAAGGACGCGGACGTGCGCGTGCAGCTGCAGGCCGATGACGGCGTGAACTACGGCGAAGTGGCACGGGCCATGGCGGCCATCGAACGCGCGGGGATCAGCAAGCTGGCGGTGATTACCGCACGTTGA
- a CDS encoding amino acid ABC transporter permease, whose amino-acid sequence MASSAFDLLLQALPQLAGGAAQTLAISALGILFATLGGVLYGVLATLGNRALNIALQVYLELFRAIPVLVWLYLVFFGLPIFFALSIPSFWCAVLVLALWGASEVGEVVRGALRSVPRGQREAGLSIGLAGWQLYGYVLLPQALKRMTPPTINIYTRIIKTSSLAVLIGVVEVIKAGQQIIERTYESVLIYGALFLFFFIVCYPLSAASRVLERRWAHS is encoded by the coding sequence ATGGCCAGTTCGGCGTTTGACCTGTTGCTGCAGGCGCTGCCGCAGCTGGCCGGCGGCGCCGCGCAGACCCTGGCCATCTCGGCACTGGGCATCCTCTTCGCAACGCTGGGTGGCGTGCTGTACGGCGTGCTGGCAACCCTGGGCAACCGTGCCCTGAACATCGCCTTGCAGGTGTACCTTGAGTTGTTTCGCGCCATCCCGGTGCTGGTCTGGTTGTACCTGGTGTTCTTCGGCCTGCCGATCTTCTTTGCCCTGAGCATCCCCAGCTTCTGGTGCGCGGTGCTGGTACTGGCCCTGTGGGGCGCGAGCGAGGTGGGCGAGGTGGTACGCGGTGCGCTGCGTTCGGTGCCGCGCGGCCAGCGCGAAGCCGGGCTGTCGATCGGCCTGGCGGGGTGGCAGCTGTATGGCTACGTGCTGCTGCCGCAGGCGCTCAAGCGCATGACCCCGCCCACCATCAACATCTACACGCGGATCATCAAGACCAGCTCGCTGGCGGTGCTGATCGGCGTGGTCGAGGTGATCAAGGCCGGTCAGCAGATCATCGAACGCACCTACGAATCGGTGCTGATCTATGGCGCCTTGTTCCTGTTCTTCTTCATCGTTTGTTATCCGCTGTCCGCCGCTTCGCGCGTGCTGGAACGCCGCTGGGCACACTCATGA
- a CDS encoding sugar O-acetyltransferase, whose translation MSLSEKQKMLTGQLYHAGCPELQAEQIANKHWMHRYNNSVELLNDARHGLLLEHFGQVGEGAVIRPPFYCDYGYNISVGRNTFMNFNCVILDVVPVRIGDDCQIGPNVQIYTADHPLDPDLRRSGLESGRPVTIGNNVWIGGAAIILPGVTIGDNAVVGAGSVVTRDVPAGATVVGNPARVRQPAQGQ comes from the coding sequence ATGTCACTCAGCGAAAAACAGAAGATGCTTACAGGCCAGCTCTACCACGCCGGCTGCCCCGAGCTGCAGGCCGAGCAGATCGCCAACAAGCACTGGATGCACCGTTACAACAACAGTGTCGAACTGCTCAACGATGCGCGCCACGGGCTGCTGCTGGAGCACTTTGGCCAGGTGGGTGAAGGCGCGGTGATCCGCCCGCCGTTCTATTGCGACTATGGCTACAACATCAGTGTTGGCCGCAATACCTTCATGAACTTCAACTGCGTGATCCTCGACGTGGTACCGGTGCGCATCGGCGACGACTGCCAGATCGGCCCTAACGTGCAGATCTACACCGCCGACCATCCTCTCGACCCTGACTTGCGGCGCAGCGGGTTGGAGAGCGGGCGACCGGTGACCATCGGCAACAACGTGTGGATCGGCGGCGCGGCGATCATCCTGCCGGGGGTGACCATTGGCGACAATGCCGTGGTGGGTGCTGGGAGTGTGGTGACCCGGGATGTGCCGGCGGGTGCGACGGTGGTGGGTAACCCGGCGCGGGTACGTCAGCCCGCCCAAGGGCAGTAG
- a CDS encoding MotA/TolQ/ExbB proton channel family protein has translation MSLLASPLESVESAVIWLLVGFSVVTWGLALVKVAQFVRLKNQDKRFHQQFWAASSLDSAAELSHELPGPAGRVAQSGYAAIAVGDTQANDLSHAINHQDRLERALRQQIVRERRSLETGLAVVASIGSTSPFIGLFGTVWGIMEALKGISAAGSASLETVAGPIGAALVATGVGIAVAVPAVLVYNYFLRRLKLTAADLDDFAHDFYSLAQKSAFRVLVHPAVQKAQAGFTQPVKEAS, from the coding sequence ATGAGCCTGCTGGCATCCCCCCTCGAATCCGTTGAAAGCGCAGTCATCTGGCTGCTGGTCGGTTTTTCTGTCGTCACCTGGGGCCTGGCCCTGGTCAAGGTCGCGCAGTTCGTGCGGTTGAAGAACCAGGACAAGCGCTTCCACCAGCAGTTCTGGGCTGCCTCCAGCCTGGACTCGGCCGCCGAGCTCAGCCATGAGCTGCCCGGCCCGGCTGGCCGTGTGGCCCAGTCTGGCTACGCTGCCATCGCCGTTGGCGACACTCAGGCCAACGACCTGAGCCATGCGATCAACCACCAGGACCGCCTGGAGCGCGCCCTGCGCCAGCAGATCGTGCGTGAGCGCCGCTCGCTGGAAACCGGCCTGGCGGTGGTCGCCAGTATCGGCAGCACCTCGCCCTTCATCGGCCTGTTCGGCACCGTGTGGGGCATCATGGAAGCGCTCAAGGGCATCAGCGCGGCCGGCTCCGCCAGCCTGGAAACCGTCGCCGGACCAATCGGTGCGGCACTGGTGGCGACCGGTGTGGGTATCGCCGTCGCGGTACCGGCCGTGCTGGTTTACAACTACTTCCTGCGGCGCCTCAAGCTGACCGCCGCCGACCTCGATGACTTCGCCCACGACTTCTACAGCCTGGCGCAGAAGAGTGCCTTCCGCGTGCTGGTGCACCCTGCTGTGCAAAAAGCCCAGGCCGGTTTCACCCAGCCAGTGAAGGAGGCGTCCTGA
- a CDS encoding alpha/beta hydrolase gives MRNESIRYLIVPGWQGSPDNHWQSHWQRTLPNSARVEQHDWLTPQRQDWVQALEQAIAAERSPVILIAHSLGCITVAHWAAQARPALLRRVRGALLVAPADVERPTCAPALRNFAPIPTDALPFPSQVVSSDNDPAVNVPRALYLAQAWGAEAGLLSNAGHINVKSGHERWEQGFAYLYRLQSRVEQRALRRA, from the coding sequence ATGCGCAATGAGTCGATTCGTTACCTGATTGTGCCGGGCTGGCAAGGATCGCCAGACAACCATTGGCAAAGTCACTGGCAGCGCACCCTGCCTAACAGTGCCCGGGTGGAGCAACACGACTGGCTCACCCCGCAGCGGCAGGATTGGGTGCAGGCGCTGGAGCAGGCAATTGCCGCCGAGCGCTCACCGGTGATCCTGATCGCCCACAGCCTGGGCTGCATCACTGTCGCCCATTGGGCTGCGCAAGCCAGGCCGGCCTTGCTGCGGCGGGTGCGTGGTGCACTGTTGGTGGCGCCGGCAGACGTCGAGCGGCCCACCTGCGCGCCAGCCCTGCGCAACTTTGCGCCGATCCCGACCGATGCATTGCCGTTCCCCAGCCAGGTCGTCAGCTCGGACAACGACCCGGCCGTGAACGTACCGCGGGCGCTGTACCTGGCCCAGGCATGGGGCGCCGAAGCGGGGTTGCTGAGCAATGCCGGGCACATCAACGTCAAGTCCGGCCATGAGCGCTGGGAACAAGGCTTCGCCTACTTGTATCGCTTGCAGAGCCGGGTAGAGCAGCGCGCACTGCGCCGCGCCTGA
- a CDS encoding sulfate/molybdate ABC transporter ATP-binding protein has protein sequence MSIEVRNVSKRFNSFQALNNINLDINSGELVALLGPSGCGKTTLLRIIAGLETPDQGNIVFHGEDVSGHDVRDRNVGFVFQHYALFRHMSVFDNVAFGLRMKPKGERPSESKIAEKVHELLNMVQLDWLSDRYPEQLSGGQRQRIALARALAVEPKVLLLDEPFGALDAKVRKELRRWLARLHEDINLTSVFVTHDQEEAMEVADRIVVMNKGVIEQIGSPGEVYEKPANDFVYHFLGDSNRLALSEGHHVLFRPHEVSLSRHETEGHHAAEVRDIRPLGATTRVTLKVEGQSELIEAEVVKDHDSLTGLARGETLFFRPKVWQKVADI, from the coding sequence ATGTCGATCGAAGTTCGTAATGTCAGCAAGCGCTTCAACAGCTTCCAGGCCCTGAACAACATCAACCTGGACATCAACAGCGGCGAGCTGGTGGCCTTGCTCGGCCCGTCCGGCTGCGGCAAGACCACGCTGCTGCGCATCATCGCCGGCCTGGAAACCCCGGACCAGGGCAACATCGTGTTCCATGGCGAGGACGTGTCTGGCCATGACGTGCGTGACCGTAACGTTGGGTTCGTGTTCCAGCACTATGCGCTGTTCCGCCATATGAGCGTGTTCGACAACGTCGCCTTCGGCCTGCGCATGAAGCCCAAGGGCGAGCGCCCGAGCGAGAGCAAGATCGCCGAGAAGGTGCACGAGCTGCTGAACATGGTGCAGTTGGACTGGTTGTCCGATCGCTACCCCGAGCAGCTGTCTGGCGGCCAGCGTCAGCGTATCGCCCTGGCCCGCGCCCTGGCGGTGGAGCCCAAGGTGCTGCTGCTGGACGAGCCGTTCGGTGCGCTGGATGCCAAGGTGCGCAAGGAGCTGCGCCGCTGGCTGGCGCGGTTGCACGAGGATATCAACCTGACCTCGGTGTTCGTGACTCACGACCAGGAAGAAGCCATGGAAGTGGCTGACCGCATCGTGGTGATGAACAAGGGCGTGATCGAGCAGATCGGTTCGCCGGGCGAGGTGTACGAGAAGCCAGCCAACGATTTCGTCTACCACTTCCTCGGCGATTCCAACCGCCTGGCACTGAGCGAAGGCCACCACGTGCTGTTCCGTCCGCACGAGGTGTCGCTGTCGCGGCATGAGACCGAAGGGCACCACGCGGCCGAGGTGCGGGACATCCGGCCGTTGGGCGCGACCACGCGGGTGACTTTGAAGGTGGAAGGGCAGAGCGAGCTGATCGAGGCCGAAGTGGTCAAGGACCATGACAGCCTGACCGGGTTGGCGCGTGGGGAGACGTTGTTCTTCCGGCCGAAGGTTTGGCAGAAGGTGGCGGATATCTGA